Proteins encoded within one genomic window of Lysobacterales bacterium:
- the dprA gene encoding DNA-processing protein DprA codes for MATASENRAWLHLLRAPGLGAERLRGLVERHGSASAALAAAQAGRAGQEIPVAALSALRGADDPRIEADLDWLTGPGNHLLTWLDEDYPALLREASRPPAALFVRGDPGLLWHPQLAMVGSRNPTAGGADTARAFAATLAGTGLLITSGLASGIDAAAHRGAMQGGGRTIAVVGTGVDVAYPASHAGLMAEIAASGAVVSEFPLGTAARPPHFPLRNRIIAGLSLGTFVVEAALRSGSLITARMAGEAGREVFALPGSIHNPMARGCHRLIRDGARLVETAGEILEELRPLAQALAARLRAGLAAGFGDEAGSPVSTGGPLNAPDRLADPDYKRLWQALGHDPQPVDVLATRSGLTTPQISSMLLLMELDGLITVGANGRYCRADRTVE; via the coding sequence CTGGCGACCGCCTCCGAAAACCGGGCCTGGCTGCACCTGTTGAGGGCGCCCGGGCTCGGTGCCGAGCGCCTGCGCGGGCTGGTCGAGCGGCACGGCAGCGCCAGCGCGGCGCTCGCGGCTGCGCAGGCCGGGCGAGCAGGCCAGGAGATCCCGGTCGCCGCACTGTCGGCGCTGCGCGGTGCGGACGACCCCCGGATCGAAGCCGACCTGGACTGGCTGACAGGTCCTGGCAACCACCTGCTGACCTGGCTGGACGAGGACTATCCGGCGCTGCTGCGCGAGGCATCCAGGCCGCCGGCGGCGTTGTTCGTGCGCGGCGACCCGGGGCTGCTCTGGCATCCGCAACTGGCCATGGTGGGCAGCCGCAATCCGACCGCCGGCGGCGCCGACACGGCGCGAGCCTTTGCGGCGACGCTGGCAGGGACGGGCCTGTTGATCACCAGCGGGCTTGCCAGCGGCATCGACGCCGCTGCGCATCGCGGCGCCATGCAGGGTGGGGGCAGGACCATCGCCGTGGTCGGCACCGGAGTCGACGTGGCCTATCCGGCCAGCCATGCCGGCCTGATGGCGGAAATCGCCGCGTCGGGCGCCGTGGTCTCCGAGTTCCCCCTGGGCACCGCGGCGCGGCCGCCGCACTTTCCGCTGCGCAACCGCATCATCGCCGGCCTGTCGCTGGGCACCTTCGTGGTCGAGGCGGCACTGCGCTCGGGTTCGCTGATCACCGCGCGCATGGCCGGCGAGGCGGGTCGCGAGGTGTTCGCGCTGCCGGGCTCCATCCACAACCCGATGGCACGCGGCTGCCATCGGCTGATCCGCGACGGCGCGCGCCTGGTCGAGACTGCTGGCGAGATCCTCGAAGAACTTCGCCCGCTCGCGCAGGCCCTGGCAGCGCGGCTGCGCGCGGGCCTGGCGGCGGGTTTCGGGGACGAGGCTGGCTCGCCGGTCTCCACAGGCGGCCCGCTTAACGCGCCCGACCGGCTCGCCGACCCCGACTACAAACGCCTGTGGCAGGCCCTCGGCCACGACCCGCAGCCGGTCGATGTGCTGGCCACCCGCAGCGGATTGACGACCCCGCAGATATCGTCCATGCTGCTGCTCATGGAGCTGGATGGGCTCATCACCGTCGGCGCCAATGGCAGGTACTGCCGCGCCGACAGGACGGTGGAATGA
- a CDS encoding glycosyltransferase, whose product MAGQPEVSVIIPTWNRRGLVCRAIDSVLAQTRPVEQVIVVDDGSTDGTAGHLADRYGDRVTCLVQANAGVSAARNRGLAAATGRYIGLLDSDDVWLPEKTQRQVDWLERHPDFGMVLCDVQRVWPDGREIDVFERRSQVPQDGAALRWLLGNPALAPLSVLFRRAVWETVGGFDESLRTGEDLDWHLRVAARWPIGVVEATLARAVRGHDGLSSLQQTYDDYLRVIERAVDAAAGKVEDEVRHRALARALAHAAEGHVWQRRFADGWHAARRAWSLDPALRSRLLRLLPMAARRSLRALLPGRG is encoded by the coding sequence ATGGCGGGCCAACCGGAGGTCTCGGTGATCATACCGACCTGGAACCGCCGCGGGCTGGTCTGCCGGGCGATCGACTCGGTGCTGGCGCAGACCCGGCCGGTGGAACAGGTCATCGTCGTCGACGATGGCTCGACCGACGGTACCGCCGGCCACCTGGCGGACCGCTACGGCGACCGCGTCACCTGCCTGGTGCAGGCCAACGCCGGCGTGTCGGCGGCGCGCAACCGCGGCCTGGCGGCCGCCACCGGACGCTACATCGGCCTGCTCGACAGCGACGACGTCTGGCTGCCGGAAAAGACGCAACGCCAGGTCGACTGGCTGGAGCGCCATCCGGACTTCGGCATGGTGCTGTGCGACGTGCAGCGGGTCTGGCCGGACGGCCGCGAGATCGACGTGTTCGAGCGCCGCAGCCAGGTGCCGCAGGACGGCGCGGCGCTGCGCTGGCTGCTCGGCAACCCGGCGCTGGCACCGCTGTCGGTGCTGTTCCGGCGCGCGGTCTGGGAGACGGTCGGCGGCTTCGACGAGTCCCTGCGCACCGGCGAGGACCTGGACTGGCACCTGCGGGTGGCGGCGCGCTGGCCGATCGGCGTGGTCGAGGCGACCCTGGCGCGCGCCGTGCGCGGCCACGACGGCCTGTCCTCGCTGCAGCAGACCTACGACGACTACCTGCGGGTGATCGAGCGCGCGGTCGATGCCGCCGCCGGCAAGGTCGAGGACGAGGTCCGGCACCGGGCGCTGGCGCGGGCGCTGGCCCATGCCGCCGAGGGCCATGTCTGGCAGCGCCGGTTCGCCGATGGCTGGCACGCGGCGCGCCGGGCCTGGTCGCTGGATCCTGCCCTGCGCAGCCGGTTGCTGCGCCTGCTGCCGATGGCCGCGCGTCGTTCCTTGCGCGCCCTGCTGCCCGGGCGCGGCTGA
- a CDS encoding polysaccharide deacetylase family protein, giving the protein MSAALLKRLLYRTGALGLLHRLRNRHTLTVVMFHRVLAPDDPRWASSDPDYTLRDDLFRDCLAFFRRHYNVVSLDQVLAAVDGGAPLPSRALLLSFDDGWADNHEHALPALRAAGMPAVLFTVADAVGTRQPFFQERLVAALRRGALSIAELADALAAEGQAVAAWPEGLAGLRQAIAVLETMEAPARERVLARLAERLDDGLRHMIDADELAAMAGAGVAIGLHGKSHVPMTRADDLDAELAGARSALARHLPGQALDTLSYPHGRYDAAIAARTRAAGYRLAGTSVPAINPAHPRPSWLLARLGFEQAGITDGAGRFLPERLALYLFRAPHAVPAGA; this is encoded by the coding sequence ATGTCCGCCGCCCTCCTGAAAAGATTGCTCTATCGTACCGGCGCGCTGGGCCTGCTCCACCGCCTGCGCAACCGGCACACCCTGACCGTGGTGATGTTCCACCGGGTGCTGGCGCCGGACGATCCGCGCTGGGCCTCGAGCGACCCCGACTACACGCTGCGCGACGACCTGTTCCGCGACTGCCTGGCGTTCTTCCGCCGGCACTACAACGTCGTATCGCTCGACCAGGTGCTGGCCGCCGTCGACGGTGGCGCGCCGCTGCCGTCGCGCGCCCTGCTGCTCAGCTTCGACGACGGCTGGGCGGACAACCACGAGCACGCCCTGCCGGCGCTGCGCGCGGCGGGCATGCCGGCCGTGCTGTTCACCGTCGCCGATGCCGTCGGCACCCGCCAGCCGTTCTTCCAGGAACGCCTGGTCGCGGCGCTGCGCCGCGGCGCGCTGTCCATCGCCGAGCTCGCGGACGCATTGGCCGCCGAGGGCCAGGCGGTCGCGGCGTGGCCGGAGGGGCTGGCCGGGCTGCGCCAGGCGATCGCCGTCCTGGAGACGATGGAGGCCCCGGCGCGGGAGCGCGTACTGGCGCGGCTGGCCGAGCGCCTCGACGATGGCCTGCGGCACATGATCGATGCCGACGAGCTGGCAGCCATGGCCGGGGCGGGCGTGGCGATCGGCCTGCACGGCAAGAGCCACGTGCCGATGACCCGTGCCGACGACCTCGACGCCGAGCTCGCCGGGGCGCGCAGCGCATTGGCCCGCCATCTGCCTGGCCAGGCCCTCGACACCCTGAGCTATCCGCATGGCCGCTACGACGCGGCGATCGCCGCGCGCACCCGGGCCGCCGGCTACCGGCTGGCCGGCACCAGCGTGCCGGCGATCAACCCGGCCCATCCACGGCCCTCCTGGCTGCTGGCGCGGCTGGGCTTCGAACAGGCCGGCATCACCGACGGCGCCGGCCGCTTCCTGCCCGAACGCCTGGCCCTGTACCTGTTCCGCGCACCGCACGCGGTGCCGGCCGGCGCCTGA
- a CDS encoding DUF494 domain-containing protein, whose amino-acid sequence MKENILDVLLYLFENFVYDDPDSLNDRDSLQANLLEAGFSPSEINKAFDWLDVLARERPALLRVPGDAGAPVRVHAPEEVAKLDVEARGFLMFLEHSGVLDGERRELVLDRIMALGADEVDLDDLKWIILMVLFSQPGQEVACAFLESDLLGGEGELLN is encoded by the coding sequence ATGAAAGAGAACATACTCGACGTACTGCTCTATCTCTTCGAAAACTTCGTCTACGACGACCCGGACAGCCTCAACGACCGGGACTCCCTCCAGGCGAACCTGCTCGAGGCAGGATTCTCGCCCTCCGAAATAAACAAGGCTTTCGACTGGCTCGACGTGCTGGCCCGCGAGCGCCCGGCGCTCCTGCGCGTTCCGGGAGACGCCGGTGCGCCGGTGCGCGTGCACGCGCCCGAGGAAGTGGCGAAGCTCGATGTCGAAGCGCGGGGCTTCCTGATGTTCCTCGAGCACAGCGGCGTGCTCGATGGCGAGCGCCGCGAGCTGGTCCTGGACCGCATCATGGCGCTGGGCGCCGACGAGGTCGATCTCGACGACCTCAAGTGGATCATCCTGATGGTCCTGTTCAGCCAGCCGGGCCAGGAGGTCGCCTGCGCATTCCTGGAGAGCGACCTGCTCGGCGGCGAGGGCGAGCTGCTCAACTGA
- a CDS encoding acyl carrier protein, producing MPATEFRVRTFLAETFAAPEDLDAQQSLLEGGLIDSFGVLTLVTWIEETWEVVVDDDEVIPENLDGIARLVDFIEHKAADAGHRH from the coding sequence ATGCCGGCCACCGAATTCCGCGTGCGCACCTTCCTGGCCGAAACCTTCGCTGCGCCCGAGGATCTCGATGCGCAGCAGAGCTTGCTCGAGGGCGGCCTGATCGATTCGTTCGGCGTCCTCACCCTGGTCACCTGGATCGAGGAGACCTGGGAGGTGGTGGTCGACGACGACGAGGTGATCCCGGAGAACCTGGACGGCATCGCCCGCCTGGTCGACTTCATCGAGCACAAGGCGGCCGACGCCGGCCACCGGCACTGA
- a CDS encoding LysM peptidoglycan-binding domain-containing protein — protein sequence MFKRLLVPVVALLALVAVHAAETVLRADHPDRYVVQRGDTLWDIAGRFLRHPWLWPEIWQANPQVANPHLIYPGDVLNLSYLGGRPQLSQDGPRIRERDAQAIPPLPLSDIEPFLRRVRVLEGDAWKNLPYVVAVEENRLRATESQYIYARDLAAEPGQRFAVVRPTLVYREARGRHPRTQQRVDFERGSPWHAADSIHAGPKPPRRAERILGYEVVEMAHAQVLRTGDPATLLIDDGDYEVKAGDLLLAIDEAPFDLYFQPHAPARIPEGAEVMATTDAPSVVGRYQVVAINRGARNGVANGQVYSLFKPGERIRDSVRNPDPNPFRDSRREDAWVTLPDDFAGHLMVFRVFDRISYGLVMESQRPVQVRDRLQAPYGL from the coding sequence ATGTTCAAGCGCCTGCTTGTGCCCGTGGTCGCATTGCTGGCCCTGGTCGCGGTGCACGCGGCCGAGACCGTGCTGCGCGCCGACCATCCCGACCGCTACGTGGTCCAGCGCGGCGACACCCTCTGGGACATCGCCGGCCGGTTCCTCCGCCATCCCTGGCTGTGGCCGGAGATCTGGCAGGCCAACCCGCAGGTGGCCAACCCGCACCTGATCTACCCCGGCGACGTGCTCAATCTCAGCTACCTCGGCGGCCGTCCGCAACTCAGCCAGGACGGCCCGCGGATCCGCGAGCGCGATGCCCAGGCGATCCCGCCGTTGCCGCTCTCCGACATCGAGCCGTTCCTGCGGCGTGTGCGCGTTCTCGAGGGCGATGCCTGGAAGAACCTGCCCTACGTGGTCGCCGTGGAGGAAAACCGGCTGCGCGCCACCGAATCGCAATACATCTATGCCCGCGACCTGGCCGCCGAGCCCGGCCAGCGCTTCGCCGTGGTGCGGCCGACCCTGGTCTACCGGGAGGCCCGCGGCCGCCATCCGCGTACCCAGCAGCGGGTCGATTTCGAGCGCGGTTCGCCCTGGCACGCGGCCGACAGCATCCACGCCGGCCCGAAGCCGCCGCGCCGCGCCGAACGCATCCTCGGTTACGAGGTGGTCGAGATGGCCCATGCCCAGGTGCTGCGTACCGGCGATCCGGCCACCCTGCTGATCGACGACGGCGACTACGAGGTCAAGGCCGGCGATCTGCTGCTGGCGATCGACGAGGCGCCGTTCGACCTGTACTTCCAGCCGCATGCGCCGGCGCGCATTCCGGAAGGCGCCGAGGTTATGGCGACCACAGACGCACCATCGGTGGTGGGTCGCTACCAGGTGGTCGCGATCAACCGCGGCGCCCGCAACGGCGTCGCCAATGGCCAGGTCTACAGCCTCTTCAAGCCCGGCGAACGCATCCGCGACAGCGTCCGCAACCCCGATCCCAATCCTTTCCGAGACAGCCGCCGCGAAGACGCCTGGGTCACCCTTCCCGACGACTTTGCCGGTCATCTGATGGTGTTCCGGGTGTTCGACCGCATCAGCTACGGCCTGGTGATGGAGAGCCAGCGTCCGGTGCAGGTGCGCGATCGCCTGCAGGCGCCGTACGGCCTCTGA
- a CDS encoding DNA-binding protein produces the protein MNVATDQFATFLSTLREESSRTALSPGRLAEALELPIQKLASLARVHRNTVSLSPTSPKLQEAMGDVVRVLSAAHELSGDLDTALFWFRNQPIPEFNHFTPLQLVEQGKVQSLIDYIDSISRGAAG, from the coding sequence ATGAACGTCGCCACCGACCAGTTCGCCACCTTCCTCTCGACCCTGAGGGAAGAATCGTCCCGCACGGCGCTCTCCCCCGGGCGCCTGGCGGAGGCGTTGGAGCTGCCCATTCAGAAGCTCGCCAGCCTGGCGCGGGTCCATCGCAACACGGTCAGCCTCTCCCCTACCTCGCCGAAGCTACAGGAAGCCATGGGGGACGTTGTTCGCGTGCTGTCGGCCGCCCATGAGCTCAGTGGCGACCTGGACACCGCGCTGTTCTGGTTTCGCAATCAGCCGATCCCCGAGTTCAACCACTTCACGCCGCTGCAGCTGGTCGAGCAAGGCAAGGTGCAGTCGCTCATCGACTACATCGACTCGATCAGCAGGGGTGCAGCAGGGTGA
- a CDS encoding AMP-binding protein encodes MRFEQYLARSADARPQHAALVCAGRRIDYATLHADAERLAAALVHDAGLAPGERCIAFLDNRPETAVAVFGILRAGGVFSVINPSTKADKLAYVLANCEASVLVTQASLLPVARAAAAQVPSVRRIVVVEADPAQCQGIEVPWQAFLDAPVPALGALPRGIDIDLAMLVYTSGSTGRPKGVMMTHRNMVHAAASITQYLEASPDDVVLSVLPLSFDYGLYQLLMAVRMGATLVLEKSFAFPQKILPMLASEGVTAFPLVPTMAALIVQLRNFDPAWARSVRYLTNTAAALPPAHIERLQTLFPGARVYSMYGMTESKRCTWLPPAELARRPDSVGIAIPNTEVWVADDEGRPLPPGSTGELVVRGGHVMQGYWGDPEATARALRPGRHPWERVLHTGDLFRMDQEGFLYFVGRKDDIIKSRGEKVSPKEVENVLYALPGVREAAVVGVPDEVLGRALKAIIAVEDGHALAARDVVAHCAKHLEDYMVPRLVEFRPELPKSANGKIRRADLQAEAEGRDSAG; translated from the coding sequence ATGCGCTTCGAGCAATACCTGGCGCGGTCCGCCGACGCCCGCCCGCAGCATGCGGCCTTGGTCTGCGCCGGCCGGCGCATCGACTACGCGACCCTGCACGCCGACGCCGAACGGCTCGCCGCCGCCCTGGTCCACGACGCCGGGCTGGCGCCCGGCGAGCGCTGCATCGCCTTCCTGGACAACCGACCGGAGACCGCGGTCGCGGTGTTCGGCATCCTGCGTGCCGGTGGCGTGTTCAGCGTCATCAATCCCTCGACCAAGGCCGACAAGCTGGCCTACGTGCTGGCCAACTGCGAGGCCTCGGTGCTGGTCACCCAGGCCAGCCTGCTGCCGGTGGCGCGCGCCGCGGCGGCGCAGGTGCCCTCGGTGCGGCGGATCGTCGTGGTCGAGGCCGATCCCGCGCAGTGCCAGGGCATCGAGGTCCCGTGGCAGGCCTTCCTGGACGCGCCGGTGCCGGCCCTGGGTGCGCTGCCGCGCGGCATCGACATCGACCTGGCGATGCTGGTCTACACCTCCGGGTCCACCGGACGCCCCAAGGGCGTCATGATGACCCACCGCAACATGGTGCACGCGGCCGCCTCGATCACGCAGTACCTTGAGGCCAGCCCGGACGACGTGGTGCTGAGCGTGCTGCCGCTGTCCTTCGACTACGGCCTGTACCAGCTGCTGATGGCGGTGCGGATGGGCGCCACCCTGGTGCTGGAGAAGTCCTTCGCGTTCCCGCAGAAGATCCTGCCGATGCTGGCCAGCGAAGGCGTGACGGCCTTCCCGCTGGTGCCGACCATGGCGGCACTGATCGTCCAGCTGCGCAACTTCGACCCGGCCTGGGCGCGCAGCGTGCGCTACCTGACCAACACCGCCGCGGCGCTGCCGCCGGCGCACATCGAGCGGCTGCAGACGCTGTTCCCCGGGGCCCGCGTGTACTCGATGTACGGCATGACCGAATCCAAGCGCTGCACCTGGCTGCCGCCGGCGGAGCTGGCGCGGCGCCCGGACAGCGTCGGCATCGCCATCCCCAACACCGAGGTCTGGGTCGCCGACGACGAAGGCCGGCCGCTGCCGCCGGGCAGCACCGGCGAGCTGGTCGTGCGCGGCGGCCATGTCATGCAGGGCTACTGGGGCGATCCCGAAGCGACCGCCCGCGCGCTGCGCCCGGGCCGGCATCCCTGGGAGCGGGTGCTGCATACCGGCGACCTGTTCCGCATGGACCAGGAGGGCTTTTTGTACTTCGTCGGCCGCAAGGACGACATCATCAAGTCGCGCGGGGAGAAGGTCAGTCCCAAGGAAGTCGAGAACGTGCTGTACGCCCTGCCCGGGGTCCGCGAGGCGGCCGTGGTCGGCGTCCCGGACGAGGTGCTGGGCCGCGCCCTGAAGGCGATCATCGCGGTCGAGGACGGCCATGCGCTGGCCGCGCGGGACGTGGTCGCGCACTGCGCGAAACACCTGGAGGACTACATGGTGCCGCGCCTGGTCGAGTTCCGCCCGGAACTGCCGAAGTCGGCGAACGGCAAGATCCGCCGCGCCGACCTGCAGGCCGAGGCCGAGGGCCGCGACAGCGCCGGTTGA
- a CDS encoding TIGR03013 family PEP-CTERM/XrtA system glycosyltransferase, producing the protein MTGTEPVKLDGAPQYRLLPRFLRHTASRWRSVVLAVEFSLLVLAVVLAVYLRFFTYDAPLQAYTSLWLQLARAAAFALFIMFGLTAMGLYQAHLRETWFGAVARQALAFLLGATGLLVLYYVLPELALGRGVLGLALLIGFALLGLFRVASARLFDLEPLKRRVLVLGAGERAALIEQRLRRRADRRGFHVVGYVPQAHDKTCVPAEKLRHPDLPLAAWAQRERIDEIVVGPDERRGALPMDELLGCRQAGINLIDLVGFFERESGKIKLGLTDPSWLVFSGGFDSSLLRRISKRAFDLVAAGLLLVLTAPALLVVALAIRLESGRGQPILYRQQRVGLNNREFTLVKFRSMRTDAELDGVAKWASKDDDRVTRTGRFIRRARLDELPQLWNILRGDMSVVGPRPERPQFVEHLAGKLRYYNLRHCVRPGLAGWAQLRYPYGASDDDALEKLKYDLFYVKNNNLLFDVLILIQTVEVVLFGRGVR; encoded by the coding sequence ATGACAGGCACCGAGCCCGTCAAGCTGGACGGTGCGCCGCAGTACCGCCTGCTGCCCCGCTTTCTGCGCCACACCGCGTCGCGCTGGCGCTCGGTGGTGCTGGCGGTGGAGTTCTCCTTGCTGGTGCTGGCCGTGGTGCTGGCGGTCTACCTGCGCTTCTTCACCTACGACGCGCCCCTGCAGGCCTACACCTCGCTCTGGCTCCAGTTGGCACGGGCCGCCGCCTTCGCACTGTTCATCATGTTCGGCCTGACGGCGATGGGCCTGTACCAGGCGCACCTGCGCGAAACCTGGTTCGGCGCCGTCGCGCGCCAGGCGCTGGCCTTCCTGCTGGGCGCCACCGGGCTGCTGGTCCTGTACTACGTCCTGCCGGAACTGGCCCTGGGCCGCGGCGTGCTGGGCCTGGCCCTGCTGATCGGCTTCGCCCTGCTCGGGCTGTTCCGGGTGGCCTCGGCGCGATTGTTCGACCTCGAACCGCTCAAGCGCCGGGTGCTGGTGCTGGGCGCAGGTGAAAGGGCCGCGCTGATCGAACAGCGGCTGCGCCGTCGTGCCGACCGACGCGGCTTCCATGTCGTCGGCTACGTGCCGCAGGCCCATGACAAGACCTGCGTGCCGGCCGAGAAGCTGCGGCACCCGGACCTGCCGCTGGCCGCCTGGGCGCAGCGCGAGCGCATCGACGAGATCGTGGTCGGGCCGGACGAGCGCCGCGGTGCCCTGCCGATGGACGAACTGCTGGGCTGCCGCCAGGCCGGCATCAACCTGATCGACCTGGTCGGCTTCTTCGAGCGCGAGTCCGGAAAGATCAAGCTGGGCCTGACCGATCCGTCCTGGCTGGTGTTCTCCGGCGGCTTCGACAGCTCCCTGCTGCGCCGCATAAGCAAGCGCGCCTTCGACCTGGTCGCGGCCGGCTTGTTGCTGGTGCTGACCGCACCGGCCCTGCTGGTGGTGGCGCTGGCGATCCGCCTGGAAAGCGGCCGCGGACAGCCGATCCTTTACAGGCAGCAGCGGGTCGGCCTGAACAACCGGGAATTCACCCTGGTCAAGTTCCGCAGCATGCGCACCGATGCGGAACTCGACGGCGTCGCGAAGTGGGCCAGCAAGGACGACGACCGGGTGACCCGTACCGGCCGCTTCATCCGTCGGGCCCGCCTGGACGAGCTGCCGCAGCTCTGGAACATCCTGCGCGGCGACATGAGCGTGGTCGGGCCGCGGCCCGAGCGGCCGCAGTTCGTCGAGCACCTGGCCGGCAAGCTGCGCTACTACAACCTGCGCCATTGCGTGCGGCCGGGCCTGGCAGGCTGGGCGCAGCTGCGCTATCCCTACGGGGCCTCCGACGACGACGCGCTGGAGAAGCTCAAGTACGACCTGTTCTACGTGAAGAACAACAACCTGCTGTTCGACGTCCTGATCCTGATCCAGACGGTCGAGGTGGTGCTGTTCGGGAGGGGCGTGCGGTGA
- a CDS encoding acyltransferase yields the protein MRKAASIRHWAANSSHPVASALRWLRDRWRYFTLPAPKILVLPMLWLFLALRGVVFFLRRVLLAEPLFKAYCTRHGRGVTTGIYIPWIRGRGELIVGDYVYISGKLSIIFGARFSSRPRLVIGDHTDISHETSFVVGREIVIGRHVQIAGGVAFKDSGGHPADPHLRQSGAPPDGGDVKPIVVHDNAWIGSGALIMPGSEIGEGSIVAARAVVSGTVPPYTVVAGNPARRVGTLTPPEGREHLVPPAQAPRASPARDPARPARTPGTPLAQGGG from the coding sequence ATGCGTAAGGCCGCGTCCATCCGGCATTGGGCCGCCAACTCCAGCCACCCGGTCGCGAGCGCACTGCGCTGGCTGCGCGACCGCTGGCGCTATTTCACGCTGCCGGCACCGAAGATCCTGGTGCTGCCGATGCTGTGGCTGTTCCTCGCCCTGCGCGGCGTGGTGTTCTTCCTGCGCCGCGTGCTGCTGGCCGAGCCGCTGTTCAAGGCCTACTGCACCCGGCACGGGCGCGGCGTGACCACCGGCATCTACATCCCCTGGATCCGGGGTCGCGGCGAATTGATCGTCGGCGACTACGTCTACATCAGCGGCAAGCTCAGCATCATCTTCGGCGCCCGATTCAGCAGCCGTCCGCGCCTGGTGATCGGCGACCACACCGACATCTCCCACGAGACCAGCTTCGTGGTCGGTCGCGAGATCGTCATCGGTCGCCACGTGCAGATCGCCGGCGGCGTCGCCTTCAAGGACTCCGGCGGTCATCCGGCCGACCCCCACCTGCGCCAGAGCGGCGCGCCCCCCGACGGCGGCGACGTCAAACCGATCGTCGTGCACGACAACGCCTGGATCGGCTCGGGTGCGCTGATCATGCCCGGCAGCGAGATCGGCGAGGGCAGCATCGTCGCCGCACGCGCCGTGGTTTCCGGAACGGTCCCGCCCTACACGGTGGTGGCCGGCAACCCCGCTCGCCGGGTCGGTACCCTGACGCCGCCGGAAGGCCGCGAACACCTGGTGCCGCCGGCGCAGGCGCCCAGAGCGTCGCCGGCCCGCGACCCTGCCCGCCCGGCCCGGACCCCGGGCACGCCGCTGGCCCAGGGCGGCGGCTGA